Sequence from the Gallaecimonas xiamenensis 3-C-1 genome:
AGCCTGCCGAGTCTTATGATCTGTTGCTGGTGGTCGGCGGGCCCGGCGCCTACAGCGGCAGCCATCCCAATCTTTGTACCTGGCTTCGGGATATGGAAGGGCGGGTAGGGCGCCTGGTGTCGGTCTGTACCGGTGCCTTTTTGTTGGGGGAGGCCGGTTTGCTTGACGGCCACCGGGTAACCACCCATTGGAACTACACCGAGCAGCTGGCCCAGGCCTATCCCAAGGCCAAGGTGGAGCAGAACCAGATCTTCATCAACGATAAGAGCGGAGTGATCAGCTGCGGCGGCATTACCGCCGGTATCGATCTTGCCTTGTCGCTTATCGAGGCCGATCACGGTCGGCAACTGGCGGTGCAGGTTGCCAAGGTGCTGTTGGTGGTGATGCGCCGCCAAGGCGGGCAGGTTCAGTTCAGCCCCTTGCACGCCGAGGTAACCGATGATGAAACCGTCATTGGCAAGGTGCAGCGGTACGTACTTGAGCATCTCGATGAGGACTTTTCGGTGGAGTCTCTGGCGGCCATGGCGGCCATGAGCCAACGGCATTTTGCCCGCAGCTTTGCCCAGGAAGTGAAAATGACCCCCATGGAATTCGTCCGGGCCGCCAGGGTCGATTCTGCCAGGAAGCTATTGGAAAACAGTGCCTTGCCTTTGAAGACCATCGCCTATCAAAGCGGTTTTGCCAGTACCCGCCAGATGCGCCAGCAGTTTAACGACAAGCTGGGGCTGACCCCGGCCCAATATCGCCGCCAATTCGGTTAACTGGCCGTTAATGGGTTCAACATGGCCGTAATGGTCCTGTTTTGCCCGTCGCTTGTCAGCTGAGATCGGTAATCATTACTTGTGACCTGTTTGTTGGGTCTCAGGGATTGCCGCCCGAGGTATCGGTGGCCTGGAAGCTGACGGCGTTAAATGACGATGCAAACACTACCCCCACTTGCAAACAAGGCTCTGCGTTTCGGGCCTTTTCTGCTCTATCCAGACCAGCGTCTGCTGATGAAGGAAGGGGAGCCGCTCAACCTGGGCGGCAAGGCCATGGATATCCTGCTGGCGCTGCTGCAAGAGCCCGGCGCCCTGGTCAGCAAGGGGCAACTGATGGCCAGGGTTTGGCCCACCACAGTGGTGGACGAGATCTCGGTACGGGTCCATATCGCTGCCCTTAGGAAGGCCCTGGGGGACAGCCACCGCAGCGAGGGGATCATCGCCACCTTGCCCCAGCAGGGCTACCGCTTTGTGGCCAAGGTTAGGGTAGAGGACTCGGTAAGCGGCGCCCCAAGGCTGCCGTTGCCGTCGCTGCTGTGGCACACCCTGGGCCGGGATGAGGCCCTTGGCACCCTCAAACGCCTGCTCCTTGAGCGGCGCCTGCTGACCCTGGTGGGCTGTGGCGGCATAGGTAAAACCACGGTAGCCCTGCGGGTGGCCGAGCAGCTCAAGGGCGACTTTGGCGACGGCATCCATTTTCTGGATCTGGCCACCATTGACGATCATGATGCCGTGGCCAAGGTGTTGGCCCAAGGCCTGGGCTTGGCCCCTGGCCATGGCCTGGCGGGCTACTTTGAAGGGCGCCAACTGCTCCTTGTCCTGGACAACTGTGAGCACCTGGTGGGGCCCTGCGCCAGCCTGGTGGAGAGGCTGCTGCGATTGGCCCCGGGGCTGAGGGTGCTGGCCACCAGCCGTGAGCCGCTAAGGGCCGAAGGGGAGTCTGTGCTGCACTTGGGTCCCCTGCCTTATCCGGTGGCCTGCGATAGCCCCAATGCCAGCGAAGCCATCAGCTACGCCGCCATTGAACTCTTCCTGGCCAGGGCCCAGGCCCGTTTGCCCCAGTTCAGCCTGGATGACGACAACGTGGCGGCAGTTGCCGCCATCTGCCGCCGCCTGGACGGTATCCCTCTTGCCATTGAACTGGCGGCGGCCAATGTGGAAGCCTTGGGGCTGGACGGGATCTGCGCCCAGCTTGACGACGGCATGCGGCTGTTAAGCCAGGGCCGGCGCCATGCCCTTAAACGCCATCAGACCCTGGAAGCGACCCTCGATTGGAGCTACGGCCTGCTGAGCGACAGTGAGCAGCGCTGTTTTCGGTTGCTGGCCATTTTCAACGGGGCCTTTTCCCTCAACCAGGCCCTGGAGCTACTCAACTGCGGCGATGCCTGCCGGGCTACCCTGTTGGAGCGGGTAACCCAACTGGTCAGCAAGTCCTTGTTGGAAGTGGACCGCAGTGGCCCTGAGCAAAAATACCGGCTCCTGGACACCACCCGCAGCTACGCCCTGGACAAGCTCAAGGCCAGCGACGACGTCCACCACCTTTGCTGTCTCGGCCACCTGCGCCAAACCAAGGCCCAATAAGAAACGGCCGTTGTTGGCCAGCCTGGCCATGCCCCTCGGCTGCCTTGTGCCAAAGTGCCTTTTTCCCTTTCGCTGCCTCCCAAGGCTTATCAAAAACGCATTTAAAAACAAATGCTTGAGTTGTTAATTTCGTTGCCTGCTCCATTAACGCCGATTAACACCGATTAACTCGCGCCGGGGGCGGCCAGCACCAATGATGAAGGCCAACACCAGTCCTCATTGGAGAAAGCCCGATGTCGCGTCAATCCCTGCTGGCCAGCGTCTCGCTGCTACTTGCCACCTTTGCCTGCCAGGGCGAACCCTGGGTAGACAAGGATACCCGCCAATTCCTCGATGCCCTGGCCGCCGGTGGCGGCAAGCCACTGGAAACCCTGTCCCCCACCGCTGCCCGTGCCGTGCTGACCGGTGCCCAGCAATCGGTGGCGGTGGACATGTCCGGCATCGAGGTGGAGCACAAGAGCGTAGCGGTGGCCGGCAAGCCGCTGAAGCTGGTGCTGGTTAAACCGGCCGCCGCCAAGGGGCCCTTGCCGGTATTCATGTTTTTCCACGGTGGTGGCTGGGTGCTGGGGGACTACCCCACCCACGCCAGGCTTATCCGCGACCTGGTGGTGAATTCCGGCGCCGCCGCTGTGTACGTGGACTATGCCCCTTCCCCGGAAAGCCAATATCCCACCGCCATCAACCAGGCCTATGACGCCACCTTGTGGGTGGCTCAGCATGGCCGGGAATGGGGCCTGGATCCGCGCCACCTGGCGGTGGCCGGCAACAGTGTCGGCGGCAATATGGCGGCGGCGGTGTCCTTGATGGCCAAGGACAAAGGCAAGCCGGCCATTGGCTTTCAGTTGCTGCTGTGGCCGGTGACCGACGCCCGTTTCGACACCCCCTCCTACCAGCAGTTTGCCCAGGGCCACTTCCTGACCCTGCCGATGATGAAGTGGTTCTGGGACGCCTACACCACCGATCCCAAGGAGCGCGCCCAATACTACGCCTCACCCCTGCGCGCCTCCCTTGCCGAGCTCAAGGGCCTGCCGCCGGCGCTGGTGCAAACCGCCGAATGCGACGTGCTGCGTGACGAAGGGGAAGCCTATGCCCACAAGCTGGACGCCGCCGGGGTGCCGGTCACCGCCACCCGCTACAACGGCATGATCCACGACTACGGTCTGCTCAATCCCCTGGCCAGCAACAGCACGGTGCAAGCCGCCCTGCGCCAGGCCGGTGAAGAGCTGCGCCACCACTTGCACTGACAATTTTGGCCTGTCCGGCGAGGCTGCCGGGCAGGGCGTTTTTACCCCATCACACAACGAGGAAACTACCATGGCCATTGCCAAAGCCGCTCCCGGCAAAACCCTGCTCAGCCCCAACGACCACATCCTGGTAATGATTGACCACCAATCCCAGATGGCCTTTGCCACCAAGTCCATTGACGCGGTAACCCTGCGAAACAACGCCGCCCTGGTGGCCAAGGCCGCCAAGGAATTTGACGTCTCCACCATCCTCACCACCGTTGCCGAGAAGAGCTTTTCCGGCCCTATCTTCGAGGAGATCAGTGCGGTGTTCCCTGGCTGCAACGTCATCGACCGCACCACCATGAACACCTGGGAAGACGAACGCATCGCCGAACGGGTCAACAGCATAGGCAAGCCCAAGATAGTGCTGGCAGGGCTCTGGACCTCGGTCTGTATCGTCGGCCCGGCCCTGTCGGCCCTGGACCAGGGTTTTGAGGTCTACTTCATTGCCGACGCCTGTGGCGACGTGTCTGTCGAAGCCCATGAGATGGCCATCCAGCGCATGGTACAGCTGGGCGCCCGCCCCATGACGTCCTTGCAGTACCTGCTTGAGCTGCAACGGGACTGGGCCCGCACCGGCACCTACGACCAGACCGTCAAGACCGCCATTGCCAACGGTGGCGCCTATGGCCTTGGCCTGATCTACGCCAAGACCATGTTCAATGCCTCCGAAGGCCACTGATGTAAAAGGCGCCTCCTTCGGGAGGCGCCTCGAGGTAAGCCCCATGTCCAACGACGCCATCACCCTGGTGATCCGCCACCGGGTCAAAGCCGGCCATGAAGCGCGCTATGAAAGCTGGCTGCGCCGTATCACCGAAACGGCCAGTCGCTACCCGGGCCACCTGGGGGTGGATGTGATGCGTGACGCCAGTCTTTTTGTCAGTGTGCTGCGTTTTGCCAGCGCCGACGCCCTGGATGACTGGCTGGCGTCGGCCACCCGCCAGGCCCTTATCACCGAGATCGCCCCCTTTTTAAGCGAGCAGGAAAGCCGCGAGCAGCACCAGGGCCATGAGTTCTGGTTTGTGCCGTCCCAAAGCCATCGCCCGCCGACCCGTTGGAAGCAGGCCCTGGTGACCTTTTTGGTGATCTTGCCGTTAAGCCTGCTCTTCCCGCAGTTACTCAAGCCGGTATTTGCCCTGTCTCCCTGGCTGGGCAGTTATCTTGGCCGCGGCCTGCTGGTCACTCTTTGCATCGTGTTGTCGGTGGTTTACCTGCTGATGCCAAGGGTTACCCGGCTGCTGGCCCCTTGGCTTAACAAACCCTGAGCCACAAGGAGCGTACCCATGCATGCCGATATCATTTTTAAAAATGGCCATATCCATACCGTCGACAAGAGCAATCCCTACGCCAGTGCCGTGGCCATCAAGGACGGCCGTTTCCTGACGGTGGGCAGCGACAGCGAGGCCATGGCCTATTGCAGCCGCGACACCCAGGTTATCGACTTGAACCGCCGTACCGTCATTCCGGGCCTTAACGACTCGCACCTGCACCTTATTCGCGGTGGCCTCAATTACAACCTGGAGTTGCGCTGGGAGGGGGTGCCGTCTTTGAGCGACGCCCTGGCCATGCTCAAAGCCCAGGCCGACCGTACCCCGACCCCCCAATGGGTGCGGGTGGTGGGGGGCTGGAACGAGTTCCAGTTCGCCGAGCGCCGTATGCCCACCCTTGACGAGCTTAACCGCGCCGCGCCGGACACTCCGGTGTTTGTACTGCACCTTTATGACAGGGCGCTCTTGAACCGCGCCGCCCTTAAGGTGGTGGGTTATGACAAAAACACCCCCAACCCGCCGGGCGGTGAAATTGTCCGCGATGCCAGCGGTAACCCCACCGGCATGCTGATCGCCCGGCCCAACGCCATGATCCTCTACGCCACCCTGGCCATGGGGCCCAAACTGCCGCTGGAATACCAGGTCAACTCCACCCGCCAGTTTATGCGCGAGCTAAACCGCCTTGGGGTGACCAGCGCCATCGACGCTGGCGGCGGTTTCCAAAACTACCCGGACGACTACCAGGTGATCCAGGAGCTGGCCGACGCTGACCAGCTCACTATCCGTATCGCCTACAACCTCTTTACCCAAAAGCCCAAGGAAGAGCTGGCAGATTTTCAAAGCTGGACCAAACAGGTCAAACCGGGGCAGGGCAGCGATTTCTTCCGCCACAATGGCGCCGGCGAGATGCTGGTGTTCTCCGCCGCCGACTTTGAAGACTTCCTAGAGCCTCGGCCGGACTTGGCCCCCAGCATGGAAGCAGAGCTTGAGCCCGTGGTGCGCCACCTGGTGGCCGAGCGCTGGCCGTTTCGCCTGCACGCCACCTATGACGAGTCCATCTCGCGGATGCTGGATGTGTTCGAGAAGGTCGACCGCGACATTCCCTTCGACGGCTTGCCCTGGTTCTTCGACCACGCCGAAACCATCAGCCCTCAGAACATCGAGCGGGTTCGGGCGCTGGGCGGCGGCATTGCCATCCAAGACCGCATGGCCTTCCAGGGGGAATACTTTGTTGACCGCTACGGCCCTAAAGCCGCCGAGCAAACCCCGCCCATCAAACGGATGCTGGCCGAAGGGGTGCCGGTAGGCGCCGGTACCGACGCCACCCGGGTGTCCAGTTACAACCCCTGGACCTCCCTTTACTGGCTGGTGTCAGGCAAAACCGTGGGTGGCCTCAACCTCTACCCCGAAGGCTTGGACCGCGAACAAGCCCTGGCGCTCTTTACCCATGGCAGCGCCTGGTTCTCCTCCGAGCAAGGCAAGAAAGGCCAAATCAAGGTGGGGCAACTGGCCGATATGGTGGCCCTGTCCAGCGATTACTTCCGTATCGACGAGGAAGAAATCAAGTGGCTTGAATCGGTACTGACCCTGGTGGGCGGCAAAGTGGTGTACGGCTGTGATGAGTTCACCACGCTTTCTCCTCCCGTATTGCCGGTGCTGCCCGACTGGTCGCCGGTGGCCATGGTGCCCGGCCACTGGCGCCCCAATCTTGCCGAGATCCAGGCCACCATGCACCAGTGCTGCGGCTCTTGCGCCGTACACGGCCATGACCACAACAAAGCGCGCTTCTCTGACGTACCGGTCAGCGACTTCCAGGGTTTCTGGGGGGCCTTTGGCTGTTCCTGTTTTGCCTTTTAAGAGGAGATAACCATGCGACCGTTATTGGGTTTATTGCTGGGGCTGTTGATCGGCGCCGGCTGCCGGCTGGCGGGGATACCGCTGCCGGCGCCCCAGGCGCTGATCGGCGCCTTGCTGGTGTTGGCCATGACCTTGGGTTACAGCCTCACCGGCCTGTTAAACCGTTGCCGCCCGGCCACCCAGGCCGACAACTGCGGTGGCCCCAGCGGCCAGCGCCAAACCGGAGGTACGCGATGACCGCCTTGATGGGGATAGTACTGGGGCTGCTGATTGGCGCCGGTTGCCGCTGGTTTGACATTCCGGCACCGGCACCGCCGAAACTGATGGGGGCGCTGCTGGTGGTGGCCATGACCCTGGGCTTTATCGGCACCGATGCCCTGCTGGCCAAGGCGCCTGCCGTGGCCGTGGAGGCCGGTCAATGAACCTCTCGTTGCTGTTGGTGCGTTGCTGCCTGAGCGCGGTATTTTTGTTCAGCGGTTTTGACAAGCTCTTTGACTGGGCCGAAGCCCAGCGGGAAGTGGTGGGTTTTGGCCTGCCGATGCCGGCCTTGTTTGCCGCCGCCACCATCGGAGTGCAGCTGGGCGGCGGTTTGAGTGTATTGCTGGGCTTTTATACCCGCTTTGGCAGCTTGCTGCTGATGGCCTTTACCGCCGCAGCGACCCTGCTGGTGCACTGGCCAGTGGGCGCCCCCAACCCCACCATGGCCCTCACCACCAGCCTTGAGCACCTGGCCATTATTGGCGGTTTTGTGCTGCTGACGGTGACCGGCCCTGGCACCTTGGCGCTGGCCGGCAGGCGCTGATGCTGCTGGTATCCCTGCTATTGGCCGCCCAAAGCCTATCGACACCGGCGCTGACAAAGCTGCGCCAAGACGAAGATTGGTCGGCCTGGTGCGCCGATAAGCCCCAGGGATACCCCTTTAAATGCCTCAGACCCACCGCCGACAGCCTATTGAGCCTAGGCGGGGAGGTGCGCTATCGCTATGAATTTACTGACGATCCGGTTTGGGGCGGCGAGCCGCAGGACGAGCACGGCGTTTTTACGCAGCGCTACGTGGGCTTTGCCGATTGGCACCTTGGCTCCCGTTGGCGCCTCTTTGGCCAAGTGACCAGCGCCATTGCCGACGGCAGGGCCGGCGGGCCGTCAATACCGGACCAAAACCGCCTGAGCGTGCAGCAAACCTTTGTGCAATATGGGGCAAAGGATTATCGCCTGACCCTTGGCCGCCAGGAACTAAACCTTGGCTCGGGCCGGCTCTTGGATGTGCGCGAAGGGCCCAATGTCCGGCGCCGCTTTGACGCCGGCGTAGTGAACGGGCAGCTCGGCAACTGGCATTGGCAGGGCCTGGTGGCAAGGCCCTGGCGCTTTAAAACCGGCAGCTTTGACGACCGGGTTGACCACAGCCAGGGGCTTTGGGGCTTTTACGGCACCACCTGCGCGCCACTATCCGGCAACCTTGACCTTTATTACTTTGGCTATCGTAACGAGCATGCCCGCTATGCCCAGGGGCAAGGGGTTGAGCTTCGCCACACCCTCGGCACCCGGCTCTTTGGAGACCAGGGCCCCTGGTCTTGGAACTGGGAGTTTATCTACCAGTTTGGCCGCTTTGATGGCGGCGACATTGGTGCCTGGAGCCTGGCAAGCGATACCCGCTATCGCTTTGGCGCGCCATTTGCCCCTGAGCTTGGCCTCTCTGCCAACGTTGCCAGCGGCGATAAAAACCCCAACGACCACAAGCTGGGTTCTTTTAACGCCCTGTTCCCACGAGGCAATTACTTTTCGGAAATGGCGCTCTTGGGGCCGCGCAACTTCTACAACCTGCACCCCTATTTGGGGCTGAACCTGACCCCAGCCCTGGTGCTGACCACAGAGCTCGATTTTTATTGGCGCCTTGAAAAGGGTGACGGCATCTACGGTCCCGCCGGCCAGCTGCTGCGCCCCGCTTATTCGCCTGGCTCGCGCTACGTGGGCACCGAGTTTGCCGCCAATGTCACCTGGACGCCCCGGCGCGGCCATGTGCTGACCGCCATTTACGGCCACTCTTTCCCGGGGCCCGCCCTTGGGGATGCCAAAGACGAAGACTTTCTTGAGTTGACCTGGCAGTACCGTTTTTAACCCCCCTGTAGCGTAAAGTTGCCACCCCAAGAGGCCCGCCAGGGCCTTCTGCCAGGGGTTTTGACGGCTGTATTTCTAAGTTGACGCATTGCTGGTTGACGCGCACGTAAAGCAGGGTGTTCCCCCAGGCTGAGCGGCGCGTTATACCAAAGAAAAGGCAAAGACCTGAACTCAACGAGGAATGCAGCATGTCAGTCGATACCACCTACAACCCCCTTGGCACAGACGGCTTCGAGTTTGTCGAATACACCGCCGCCGACGCCAAGGGCATCGAGGATCTCAAGGCCCTGTTCAACTCCCTTGGCTTTGCCGAAGTGGCCAAGCACAAGCATAAGGATGCCTGGCTGTACCGCCAGGGGGACATCAACTTCATCGTCAACGGCCAGCCCCACAGCCACGCCCTGGAGTTTGCCAAGAAGCATGGCCCTTCGGTGTGCGCCATGGCCTTTCGGGTCGGCGACGCCCAAAAAGCCTTCGAACATGCGGTGGCCAACGGCGCCAAGCCCTACCAGAACCCGGTGGGCCCCATGGAGCTGAACATCCCGGCTGTCTACGGTATCGGCGAGTCCTTGCTGTTCTTCGTGGATATGTACGGCGAAAAAGACATCTACGGTGTGGACTTCCAGTTCTACCCCGATTTCAAAGAGCGCATGGCCCGCCACAACGCCGGCCTGTTCGAAGTGGACCACCTGACCCACAACGTCCATCAGGGCAACATGGCGGTCTGGGCCAACTTCTATGAGCGCATCGGCAACTTCCGTGAAATTCGCTACTTCGATATCGAAGGCAAGCTGACCGGCCTGGTGTCCAAGGCCATGACCGCCCCTTGCGGCAAGATCCGTATTCCCATCAACGAGTCCTCCGACGACAAGTCCCAGATTGAGGAATTCCTGCGCGAATACAATGGCGAAGGCATCCAGCACATCGCCCTGACCACCGACGACATCTACAAAACGGTGGCGGATCTCAAGGCCCGTGGCACCAAGTTCATGTCCACCCCCGACACCTACTACGAGAAGGTCAACGAGCGGGTTCAGGGTCATGGGGAAGATCTGGCCAAGCTGAAGGAGCTGAGCATCCTTATCGACGGCGCCCCCGAAAAAGACGGCATCCTGCTGCAGATCTTCACCGACACCGTGATCGGCCCGGTGTTCTTCGAGATCATCCAGCGCAAGGGCAACGAAGGTTTCGGCGAGGGCAACTTCAAGGCCCTGTTCGAGTCCATCGAAGAAGACCAAATCCGCCGTGGAGTGCTGAGCGATGCGTAAATGGGCCAGCATTCCCCATCGGGAAGGCGTCCATTCCCGCCAGGCCCATGCGGATCTGCCGCAAGAAGGCCTCTATGAGCGGGAGATGGGTAAGGAGGGCTTTTTCGGCCCCACCGCCCATCTGCACCACAGACATGCGCCTACCGGATGGGTCAGCTGGGAAGGGCCCCTGCGCCCCCGGCTGTTCGATTTGAACAACGTCAAAGGGGAGGGCAACAGCCCCTGGCACGCCGATCTGGTGCTGCACAACCCCCATTGCCGTTACCGCATCTGGCGCCCGGCCGGCAAGATGGAGCGCCTGGCCCGTAACGCCGACGGCGACGATCTGCTGTTCGTCCACGAAGGGGAAGCCGAGTTCTTCTGCGACTTTGGCCACCTGACGTTGCGTGATGGCGACTATCTGATGATCCCCAGGGGCACCATGTGGCGCCTGGAGCCCAAGGGCCAGATGAGCCTGCTGATGATCGAAGCCACCAACGGTTCCTACCAGCTGCCCGATAAGGGCCTGGTGGGCCCCCAGGCCATCTTCGACCCGGCGGTGCTGGACATCCCGGCCATGGATGACGCCTTTCGCGCCCAGCAGACCGAAGACAGCTGGCAGGTGGAGGTCAAGCGCCACAACCAGGTGAGTGTCATCACCTATCCGTTCAACCCCCTGGACGCCGTGGGTTGGCACGGGGATCTGACGGTGCTGCGCCTGAACTGGCGGGATATCCGGCCGCTGATGAGCCACCGCTATCACCTGCCGCCCAGCGCCCACACCACCTTTGTGGCGCCGCGCTTTGTGGTCTGCACCTTTGTACCAAGGCCCATCGAGTCCGACCCCGGCGCCTTGAAGGTGCCCTTCTACCACAATAACGACGACTACGACGAAGTGCTCTTCTACCACGCCGGAGACTTCTTCAGCCGCGACAACATCGAGCGCGGCATGATGACCTTCCACCCGGCGGGCTTCACCCATGGGCCCCATCCCAAGGCCTTTAAGGCCGGGTTGGAGTACAAGAAGAAGTTCACCGACGAAGTGGCGGTGATGCTGGACACCCGCGACGCCCTGGAAGTAGGGGACGCGGCCCTGCCCACCGAGAACAGCGCCTACGTCAACAGCTGGAAGACCCCGGAGTAAGGATGAAGCTAGCAACATTGAAAGACGGCAGCCGCGACGGCTGCCTGGTGGTAGTGAGCACCGATCTTAAAAAGGCGGTGAAGGTGCCGGCCATAGCCCAGACCCTGCAAGGGGCCCTGGACCAGTGGCAGCAAACCGAGCCGAAGCTCCAGGAAATCTACCAGGCCCTGAATGCCGGCCAGGTCGAAGGTATCATCGCCTTTGACGAGACCCAGTGCGCCTCGCCGCTGCCAAGGGCCTACCAGTGGGCCGACGGCTCGGCTTATGTCAACCATGTGGAGTTGGTGCGCAAGGCCCGTGGCGCCGAGATGCCCGACACCTTCTGGACCGATCCGCTGATGTACCAGGGCGGCTCTGACAGCTTTATCGGCCCCCGTGACGACGTGCCCCTGGGCAGCGAAGACTGGGGTATCGATTTTGAGTCGGAAGTGGCGGTGATCACCGGTGATGTGCCCATGGGTGCCAGCGCCGAGCAGGCGGCAAAGGAAATTCGCCTCTTCATGCTGGTCAACGACGTGTCACTGCGGGGCCTTATCCCTGGTGAGCTGGCCAAAGGCTTTGGCTTTTTCCAGTCCAAGCCGTCCAGCGCCTTCTCGCCTGTGGCCATCACCCCCGACGAGCTGGCCGACAAGTGGCAGGACGGTAAGGTGCATCTGCCCCTTATCACCCACCTCAACGGCAAGCTGTTCGGCCAGCCCGACTGCGGCGTCGACATGACCTTCAATTTCCCGACCCTGGTGGCTCACGCCGCCAAGACCCGGCCGCTGGGGGCCGGCGCCATCATAGGTTCCGGCACCATCTCCAACTACGACAGGTCCAAGGGTTCTTCCTGCCTGGCCGAAGTGCGGATGCTCGAAACCATAGAGCACGGCGCCCCCAAGACGCCCTTTATGAAATTCGGTGACCGGGTACGGATTGAAATGCTGGACGCCAAGGGCAACAGCCTCTTTGGCGCCATCGACCAGCAGGTGGTCAAGGGATGAAGCTGCACGGCTACTGGCGCTCGTCGGCGGCCTACCGGGTGCGCATTGCCCTTGCCATCAAGGGCATCGACTACCAGCAGGTGCCGGTGCACCTGGTCAAGGACGGCGGCCAGCAGCACAGTGCCCAGTACAAGGCCCTTAACCCGGCCGAGCTGGTACCCTGCCTGGAAGACAAGGACCTGGCCCTGGGCCAGTCCCTGGCCATCCTCGAGTACCTGGAAGAAACCCAAGGCGGCCCCAAGCTTCTGCCGGCAGAACCCGGCCTGCGGGCCCAGGTGCGGGCCTTTTGCCAGGACATCGCCTGCGACATCCATCCCTTGAACAACCTGCGGGTTTTGCAGTACCTCAAGGGGGAGATGGCGCTGAGCGACGATAAGAAGGACGCCTGGTACCGCCACTGGCTGGCCACCGGCTTTGCCGCCTTGGAGGTCAAGCTGGCCAAAACGGCGGGGCACTATTGCTTCGGCGACACCCTGACCCTGGCCGACTGCTGCCTGGTACCCCAGGTCTATAACGCCCGGCGTTTTGAGGTGGATCTGGGTCCCTACCCGACCCTGGTGGCGGTCGTGGCGCGGTTGGAGGCGCTGGACGCTTTTATCAGCGCCGCCCCGGAGCAGCAACCGGACGCCAACGGATAAAAAAAGCCGGCCTAGCGCCGGCTTTTTTTTGCCTATTCCCTCCATGAAATCAATCACCTGCTAACCTCAATCTGTATAGCTGGGGCAGGGAACATGGCATTGAGAAACCTCTCTTTAAGGGCGCGCTTGCTGAGCGGCACCATACTGGTGCTCTCGGCTGTGCTGTTGATCATCGCCGTGCTGATGACGGCGTTAAGTCGCCCCCAAGACGACAGCAGTGCCGAAGAACAGCTGGCCCAGCACCTGACCGAACAGCTGGACCAGGCCGCTGCCGTCGCCGACAACAGCGCCCGAATCCTGGAACTGGCCGGACTGGGCAGCCCCACCTTTCGTGACGGCCTGGTGCGCC
This genomic interval carries:
- a CDS encoding GlxA family transcriptional regulator, which encodes PAESYDLLLVVGGPGAYSGSHPNLCTWLRDMEGRVGRLVSVCTGAFLLGEAGLLDGHRVTTHWNYTEQLAQAYPKAKVEQNQIFINDKSGVISCGGITAGIDLALSLIEADHGRQLAVQVAKVLLVVMRRQGGQVQFSPLHAEVTDDETVIGKVQRYVLEHLDEDFSVESLAAMAAMSQRHFARSFAQEVKMTPMEFVRAARVDSARKLLENSALPLKTIAYQSGFASTRQMRQQFNDKLGLTPAQYRRQFG
- a CDS encoding ATP-binding protein; the encoded protein is MQTLPPLANKALRFGPFLLYPDQRLLMKEGEPLNLGGKAMDILLALLQEPGALVSKGQLMARVWPTTVVDEISVRVHIAALRKALGDSHRSEGIIATLPQQGYRFVAKVRVEDSVSGAPRLPLPSLLWHTLGRDEALGTLKRLLLERRLLTLVGCGGIGKTTVALRVAEQLKGDFGDGIHFLDLATIDDHDAVAKVLAQGLGLAPGHGLAGYFEGRQLLLVLDNCEHLVGPCASLVERLLRLAPGLRVLATSREPLRAEGESVLHLGPLPYPVACDSPNASEAISYAAIELFLARAQARLPQFSLDDDNVAAVAAICRRLDGIPLAIELAAANVEALGLDGICAQLDDGMRLLSQGRRHALKRHQTLEATLDWSYGLLSDSEQRCFRLLAIFNGAFSLNQALELLNCGDACRATLLERVTQLVSKSLLEVDRSGPEQKYRLLDTTRSYALDKLKASDDVHHLCCLGHLRQTKAQ
- a CDS encoding alpha/beta hydrolase, whose translation is MSRQSLLASVSLLLATFACQGEPWVDKDTRQFLDALAAGGGKPLETLSPTAARAVLTGAQQSVAVDMSGIEVEHKSVAVAGKPLKLVLVKPAAAKGPLPVFMFFHGGGWVLGDYPTHARLIRDLVVNSGAAAVYVDYAPSPESQYPTAINQAYDATLWVAQHGREWGLDPRHLAVAGNSVGGNMAAAVSLMAKDKGKPAIGFQLLLWPVTDARFDTPSYQQFAQGHFLTLPMMKWFWDAYTTDPKERAQYYASPLRASLAELKGLPPALVQTAECDVLRDEGEAYAHKLDAAGVPVTATRYNGMIHDYGLLNPLASNSTVQAALRQAGEELRHHLH
- a CDS encoding hydrolase; translation: MAIAKAAPGKTLLSPNDHILVMIDHQSQMAFATKSIDAVTLRNNAALVAKAAKEFDVSTILTTVAEKSFSGPIFEEISAVFPGCNVIDRTTMNTWEDERIAERVNSIGKPKIVLAGLWTSVCIVGPALSALDQGFEVYFIADACGDVSVEAHEMAIQRMVQLGARPMTSLQYLLELQRDWARTGTYDQTVKTAIANGGAYGLGLIYAKTMFNASEGH
- a CDS encoding antibiotic biosynthesis monooxygenase, with translation MSNDAITLVIRHRVKAGHEARYESWLRRITETASRYPGHLGVDVMRDASLFVSVLRFASADALDDWLASATRQALITEIAPFLSEQESREQHQGHEFWFVPSQSHRPPTRWKQALVTFLVILPLSLLFPQLLKPVFALSPWLGSYLGRGLLVTLCIVLSVVYLLMPRVTRLLAPWLNKP
- a CDS encoding amidohydrolase; protein product: MHADIIFKNGHIHTVDKSNPYASAVAIKDGRFLTVGSDSEAMAYCSRDTQVIDLNRRTVIPGLNDSHLHLIRGGLNYNLELRWEGVPSLSDALAMLKAQADRTPTPQWVRVVGGWNEFQFAERRMPTLDELNRAAPDTPVFVLHLYDRALLNRAALKVVGYDKNTPNPPGGEIVRDASGNPTGMLIARPNAMILYATLAMGPKLPLEYQVNSTRQFMRELNRLGVTSAIDAGGGFQNYPDDYQVIQELADADQLTIRIAYNLFTQKPKEELADFQSWTKQVKPGQGSDFFRHNGAGEMLVFSAADFEDFLEPRPDLAPSMEAELEPVVRHLVAERWPFRLHATYDESISRMLDVFEKVDRDIPFDGLPWFFDHAETISPQNIERVRALGGGIAIQDRMAFQGEYFVDRYGPKAAEQTPPIKRMLAEGVPVGAGTDATRVSSYNPWTSLYWLVSGKTVGGLNLYPEGLDREQALALFTHGSAWFSSEQGKKGQIKVGQLADMVALSSDYFRIDEEEIKWLESVLTLVGGKVVYGCDEFTTLSPPVLPVLPDWSPVAMVPGHWRPNLAEIQATMHQCCGSCAVHGHDHNKARFSDVPVSDFQGFWGAFGCSCFAF
- a CDS encoding DUF1427 family protein, which translates into the protein MRPLLGLLLGLLIGAGCRLAGIPLPAPQALIGALLVLAMTLGYSLTGLLNRCRPATQADNCGGPSGQRQTGGTR
- a CDS encoding DUF1427 family protein, which gives rise to MTALMGIVLGLLIGAGCRWFDIPAPAPPKLMGALLVVAMTLGFIGTDALLAKAPAVAVEAGQ
- a CDS encoding DoxX family protein, which translates into the protein MNLSLLLVRCCLSAVFLFSGFDKLFDWAEAQREVVGFGLPMPALFAAATIGVQLGGGLSVLLGFYTRFGSLLLMAFTAAATLLVHWPVGAPNPTMALTTSLEHLAIIGGFVLLTVTGPGTLALAGRR